TTCAAAGGCATCCGAAATATATTTAAGGAAAATTAAACCCAACACCACATGCTTGTATTCGGCCGCATCCATGTTCTTACGGAGCTTGTCGGCCGCTTTCCAGAGTTTCTTTTCTAAGGGTTCCTCAACAAGTTCTTTTTTTGATTTTGCCATTAATTAGTTATATCTTCTAAAGTTTTATTAGTATTCTATTCAGCTAGGCATTTTCTTAAAGGGAGTTGGCCCAAGAAGGAAGCATAGGTAGAATATTTAGGAAGCCTAAGATAGTATTTTACTTGAAAGTCTCAAATACCGAAAAAGCCTTTTATTTTTTGGGGTAAACCAAAGTAAAATAAATCAAATTGTCAATCAGTATTTCTACCTAGATGATGGATAATAATTAAACACAAAAACCTTCTCATTATGATGAATGAAAAAGAGGATTCAAAAGCCAATCGCACTGCTGATAATTCGCCCGTGCTATAAATGGAACAGCTTTCAAAAGATGATTTGTCTGTTCTTAGCAATTCTGAGATAACTATTTTAAAAGCAATACGCTCCGAAAAGTATGTTAATATTGAGATACGCTTTAAATAAAAAAAGCCATTTGTCTGCATAGTCAGGGAAGAGACTAAATTTCATGTTGAAGCAAGGTTATACCAGATACTGCGACCGCGAATCAATGAAAAAATTGAGATAGTGACCAGTCAAGGGAATTTAACTCATTCTGCAAGAATTAGTAGAATACTATTGTAATACTAAGAATTATTGAAGCTTCTAATCTATTTTTGGTAACTATATACGTGTTGCAGCAAAGATAATTTTTAATACTTTTAAATAAAATTAAAAATCCCGATGAACAAGGAAGAAGCTGAAAAAATTTGACGAGATTAAATCTAAATATTTTGGTGCGGATTTATCATACAGACCACCAAATAAAGGCTTTAGAAAGATAAGCAATTTTTACTTAATTCATAATTTGAAGGATAAGAATTCTGACATTGATACCCATAATGTCCTAGTTCAAATCGGGTGGGAAGGACAGGATATTTTTTATGACTACGATGGATTTATGAAGGCTTTTAAAATTGCTGATTAATTGGTGACAGTATACGATTAAACTACAGAAATTATAAAAAATCGAAAAGCCCTTAGTTCAAACTAAGGGCTTTTCTAATAGGAGAGGGATTCGAACCCCCGGAACATCGAAACGTTCAGTTGTTTATAAGACAACCGTAATAGACCGCTAACCATCCTTCCATAAGTGGAATCTTTAATGTCTTTATATTTCAAAATTACTAAATGAATTTTTATTTTCAAAATTTTTCTTCGACTTAATGGTACATTTAGATTCTCTAATGGCTTAAAATTCAGGCTTTCTACTTCAAAAAATCGTTTAAACTGATGATTGTTTTTATAACAATCCGAATTTAGAGATTATGCCAAAAGATTTTCACCGAAGTAAATGGGTAATTTTCTATCGTAAGTCAAATCATTCAAGCTCCTGTTCTTATCCATAGGAAGAAGTACCAAACCACCAAACTTACTCCTGTTTTTATCAGGGTAATGCATATCTTTAAAATTTAAATCAATAATTCTTAAACCTCAAATCTGATTTTTATTCAATAATTATTTTTAATTCAAATATTGAAGCAAATGGAAAAGCAAAGCATCGTACTCTACTCTATACCTATTGATGAACTTATTACAATGATAAGAGAAAATGTAAGACTAGAATTGCAAAATTATAAACCAGCTGTATCTGAAGAAGAGGAATTAATAGATTCAAAAGAAGCGTGTAAAATTCTAGGAATTTCTCTTGTAACTCTTCATTTTTGGCGAATTGATGGGAAAGTAAAATACTATAGAATTAGTACACGAATAAGGTTCAAGAGGAAGGAGTTGATGGAAGCTTTGGAAACTTGCTGGAGGTATAAGAGATAAGTTTTATTAAGAACTTGTACGTTCATAAAAACTTTCTTTTTAAGATTTCTTAGTAAAGTAACTTTAATATCAAGAAAAAGCAGATCTTCGAATAAATAAACAATATTAACCGCATGTTGTAAATAAATAAGGTAATTGTGTAACAAATAGACCTTATACAAGAACTAATTTTAGACAATATTTAGAACAAGATCAAGTTATTGATGTTCTATGTAACCTAACTTATAGAATTAAAGTTAAAACTAGAACTAGAGAAACGAATTAAATTATATATTTGTTTTTTTAATTAGAACATATCTACTTCAATGCCAACACTTACTAAAATATCTGCTACTTCTAATTGGGGTTCATCCTCACCAAAAGACGGCTTATTTACAAGTGATTTTGTAATTGATGCCTATATTAAGGGGAAAAGTGATGGAATTGGACAAAAAGAAAAGCTTATTCAAGAAAAGTTTAGTACTAATTTAAAAAAATTAAGTACAAATACTTCTGAATTAATTACTTTTTTAAAATCCAAAAAGATTCCCGTTACAGATGTTTTCCTAAAAGTTAATTCATGGTCAACCTTTAATCTATTGGTTATTGTTCCTCGCAAGGATTTTACATCATCTAAAGTTACTTCTGTATATAATTATATTTCTGACTTGGAAGTAAAAGAAGAAAATGATTTATTTCGTTTTCAAATATCTATATTAAGTGCGGGAGACAAAATAAACACAGGCAGTATTAATGCAGATGGATTTAGATTAAAATATAATTCCAAACCACCAAAAAAAGTTGAAGAAGGCACACGCAATTCATAATGAAGAATTATGTGAGTTCCTTCTGCAATCCAAAAAATTTAATGATTGGGTAGTTACCGCTGCCTTTTATTCTGCCCTGCATTACGTTCATAATGAATTGTTTCCTAGAAAAGAGGGAAGTGTAACCTATCAGTGCTTTGAAGATTATTTTAATTCTGTAATGAAATCTCCTTCTAGAACCCTATCAAAACATGCTGCAACAATCAGATTAGTGGATCAGCATTTTAGGCCAATTAATGCTCAATACCGATGGTTGCATGACAATTGCATGACTACACGATACAATAATTATATTGTGGATGACCGGACAGCACAGGAAGCGAAACGCTATTTATTAAAAATTAAGTCAGAGATGATAAAGTAATTTTTTGCCTATAAAAGTTCACGCACGAAGCCGTTAACCAGAGTACAGGTGAATATGTGAGAGGCGAAGTTCACAGCAATACAATAGGGAATTTTTGGAGTGTTTTCAAACGCTGCATTTAAGATACTTAAAAGCTACGTTATTATTGAATTATAGCGTTTTTGGCTTGGTGTCAAGTAATATATAGATGCCAAAAACAATTATCATACACTTTACGCAGAAAGTTCTACCTGGGGTGAAAAATTCATTCTAGAGCTGATAAGAGAATAAGAACCAAGCTTTCTCTTTTGAAAATTATATAAGAATATTTCGACTTGCCTTATCCAATTCCTTATTTCCAAAGCTATCTAAATAGATTTGTGTTGTCTTCTCACTGTCGTGTCCCAATAGCTCGCTGATAATTGAGGTAGATTGTCCATTGCGCTTAAGAA
This portion of the Bacteroidota bacterium genome encodes:
- a CDS encoding helix-turn-helix domain-containing protein, with amino-acid sequence MEKQSIVLYSIPIDELITMIRENVRLELQNYKPAVSEEEELIDSKEACKILGISLVTLHFWRIDGKVKYYRISTRIRFKRKELMEALETCWRYKR